ACCCGCCCGGCGGGAGATAGTACGGATCGGTCGCGTCGTCGGCCCCGAAATCGGTGTCGTCGGCCCCTGAATCTTCGGTGACGTGTTCGCGCCGTCGGTGACGGTCGCCGATCTCCTTGCCGTCGACCCCGATCTGGCCCGGCTCGTGCTGTTCGAACACTGCTTCGAGCGTGAGATCGACGCCGTTGGGCTGGATCTGTTCGTCCGTGACCGGCGTGACGTGCTCGGCGACGAACCGTCCGCTCTCGTACATACACTCGCTTTCCGGCCGTGAGTAAAGGCGTATCGAAGGGTCCGCCTTCCCCGTCGGAACGGTCGGGCAGTTCGACTCGAAATCGGTCACGATGTACGACGCCACCACTGCGAATCCCGATCCAAATGAGAACCGCAGGCCACACCCTCCCCAGCCGATTCGCTCCGTTTGGTCTTCGACCTCGCGTCACTCATCCCTCGCGCGAGTCGTGCGCTTCGCGCACTCCCGCGCGCCGCCGCCTTCAGCAGTCAGTGCTTTCGAGTGTCAGCGTGTGTCCTGTCCCGTCCGGCAATTCTTGCGGAGTGTGGCGGTCTTTCGTGCGAAACGCGCGGGATTTATACCGATGGCCGGCCGAGTATTCGGTGCTATGGGAAAAACGCTGACCGAGAAGATTCTCGACGACCATCTCGTCGAGGGCGAGCTCGAAACCGGCGAGGAGATCGGGATCGACATCGACCAAGTGCTCACCCAGGACACCACCGGTACCTTGGTTTGGCTCCAGTTCGAGGCACTCGGCCTCGACGAGGTCCAGACCGAACTCGCGGCCCAATACTGTGACCACCAGACCTACCAGTTCGACTTCAAAAACAGCGACGACCACCGCTTCCTCCGCTCGGCGGCCGGCACGTTCGGTGCGCACTTCTCTCGACCGGGCAACGGCATCTGTCACCAAGTTCATAAAGAACGGTTCGCCGCGCCCGGCAAGACGATGCTCGGCAGCGACTCGCACACCCCCACCCCGGGTGGGATGGGCGAACTCGCGATCGGCTCCGGCGGTCTCGACGTGGCCGTCGCGATGGGTGGCGGTCAGTACTACATCGAGATGCCGGAGGTCGTGAGCGTCCGCCTCGAAGGCGAGCTGCCCGACTGGGCCACCGCCAAAGACGTGATCCTCCACCTGCTCGGCGAGCTCTCCGTGAAAGGTGGCGTCGGCAAGGTGCTCGAATACACCGGGCCTGGCGTCGAGAACCTCTCGGTGCCCGAGCGGACCACGATCACCAACATGGGGACCGAGCTCGGGGCGACGACCTCGATCTTCCCGACCGACGACCACACCCAGGAGTTCCTCGACCGGCTCGGCCGCGGCGACGAGCACGTCGAGATCGGACCGGACGACGACGCCGAGTACGACGACGAGATCGTGGTCGATCTCTCCGACCTCGAACCCCTCATCGCGACGCCGTCGATGCCCGACAACGTCGTTCCCGTGCGCGAGGTTGCCGGCGAGGACGTCGAACAGGTCATCATCGGCTCGTGCACCAACGGAGCCTACGAGGACATCCTTCCCGGCGCGAAGATGCTCGAAGGCCGCGAGGTCGACAAGCGCACCGAGATGATCGTCGCGCCCGGCTCGAAACAGGCCTCCGAGCTCCTCGCGCGCGAGGGCTGGACCGCCGAGATGATGGCTGCCGGCGTCAACTTCTCCGAGGCGACCTGTGGCGCGTGTATCGGTATCGGTCACGTGCCCGCCTCCGACTCCGTGAGCCTCAGAACGTTCAACCGCAACTTCGAGGGCCGATCTGGCATCGAGGACGACTCGGTGTACCTCTGCTCGCCGGAGGTCGCCACTGCGTCGGCGCTCGCGGGCGAGATCATCGATCCGCGCGACCTCGCCGACGACCTCGGCGATCTCGAGGATCCCGGCTTCGAGATGGCCGAC
The DNA window shown above is from Halococcus salifodinae DSM 8989 and carries:
- a CDS encoding aconitate hydratase; translated protein: MGKTLTEKILDDHLVEGELETGEEIGIDIDQVLTQDTTGTLVWLQFEALGLDEVQTELAAQYCDHQTYQFDFKNSDDHRFLRSAAGTFGAHFSRPGNGICHQVHKERFAAPGKTMLGSDSHTPTPGGMGELAIGSGGLDVAVAMGGGQYYIEMPEVVSVRLEGELPDWATAKDVILHLLGELSVKGGVGKVLEYTGPGVENLSVPERTTITNMGTELGATTSIFPTDDHTQEFLDRLGRGDEHVEIGPDDDAEYDDEIVVDLSDLEPLIATPSMPDNVVPVREVAGEDVEQVIIGSCTNGAYEDILPGAKMLEGREVDKRTEMIVAPGSKQASELLAREGWTAEMMAAGVNFSEATCGACIGIGHVPASDSVSLRTFNRNFEGRSGIEDDSVYLCSPEVATASALAGEIIDPRDLADDLGDLEDPGFEMADQYDGSTADLIAPDEAVDDGLVKGPNIGDVPLKDPLDAHLQGSALLKMDDNITTDHIIPATQDILMYRSNIPKLSEFTLSRVDDDFAQRALDADGGFLVAGENYGQGSSREHAALCPMYLGVEGVLAQSFARIHKANLFNFGLLPLTIDEDTYADIEQGDDIEIVDDVEEAVRSGQDEFTIRVNDDWEATGQLDASAREREILADGGKLPHTKAKQDESSGAAPADD